A genomic window from Flavobacterium johnsoniae includes:
- a CDS encoding glycoside hydrolase family 2 protein, with protein MKKRHNHTFSIFALFVLFQICLGSFAQTKMNINDNWLYLENHTTNLNEAQKASNWTSLNLPHTWNAEDATDLYPGYRRDASWYQKKINIPQIDKNSVYSLYFEGSNVTTKVYINGKEAGTHIGGYIGFSIDITNFIKEGNNDIFVRVDNSYDIEIIPSQKSDFFIYGGITRDVWLVSKYKNHIENLKITTPEVSAKKASVQIVSSIVNPENSKDLSLTVTLKNPKGKKVASKTVLVSDKTSTITFENIKNPELWDTEKPNLYSLSAVLSEKNQIKDSVSEKVGFRWFEFKDHGPFYLNGKRLLIRGTHRHEEQAGVGAAMSNEQHWADMKSIKAMGANFVRLAHYPQDPEIYKACDELGLLVWDELPWCRGGIGNDAWKTNTKNMLEEIINQNYNHPSIIIWSLGNEINWLPDFPNGDNADKTNAFLTELNDIAHKLDPTRKTAIRKYYEGSHIVDVFSPSIWSGWYSGSYKSYQKAIDVYKKEYKHFIHAEYGGDSHVGRHSENPVTGENVIKAEGWEEAIVQTKIANIAQIGDWSENYIVDLFDWHLHVSENDPMFVGNIQWAFKDFATPLRPEDDIPYMNQKGLTDRNGIPKDAYYVFKSYWAKEPFAYIESHTWTERQGPENTPRTISVFSNCEKVTLSHNGKSLGEKQRNISLYPANGLTWDVNFTKGENILITIGKTKEGKTVSDTLKVNYRFNKNDTPSSLQLSSEKLKNGNYLVTAIAIDNNNLRCLDYEESVYFQCLKGGKTLKNQGTPTGSESIRMANGKASIEVIPDGSGNPIEMTALNQSFKGEYLKIEP; from the coding sequence ATGAAAAAAAGACATAACCATACATTTTCAATCTTTGCGCTTTTTGTTTTGTTTCAGATTTGTCTGGGCAGTTTTGCTCAGACAAAGATGAACATTAACGACAATTGGCTTTATTTAGAAAATCATACTACAAACCTCAACGAAGCGCAAAAAGCTTCAAATTGGACTTCATTAAATTTACCCCACACTTGGAACGCCGAAGATGCAACCGATTTATATCCTGGTTATCGCCGTGATGCAAGCTGGTATCAAAAAAAAATAAATATTCCGCAGATCGATAAAAACAGCGTTTATTCTTTATATTTTGAAGGTTCGAATGTAACCACAAAAGTCTATATAAACGGAAAAGAAGCTGGAACTCATATTGGCGGTTATATTGGTTTTTCTATTGATATTACCAATTTTATCAAAGAAGGAAATAATGATATTTTTGTTCGCGTTGATAATAGTTATGACATCGAAATTATTCCGTCTCAAAAAAGTGATTTCTTTATTTATGGCGGAATTACACGCGATGTCTGGCTTGTTTCAAAATACAAAAATCATATCGAGAATCTAAAAATTACAACTCCTGAAGTTTCAGCAAAAAAAGCTTCTGTTCAGATTGTTTCTTCAATTGTAAATCCTGAAAATTCAAAAGATTTATCATTGACAGTCACTTTAAAAAATCCGAAAGGCAAAAAAGTAGCTAGTAAAACAGTTTTGGTTTCAGATAAAACTTCGACTATCACTTTCGAAAACATCAAAAATCCAGAACTTTGGGATACTGAAAAACCTAATTTATACAGTCTTTCTGCTGTTTTATCAGAAAAAAATCAAATTAAAGACAGTGTTTCAGAAAAAGTAGGTTTTAGATGGTTTGAGTTTAAAGATCATGGTCCGTTTTACCTCAACGGAAAACGTTTATTAATTCGCGGAACGCATCGACATGAAGAACAAGCCGGAGTTGGCGCTGCAATGAGCAACGAACAGCATTGGGCAGACATGAAATCGATTAAAGCAATGGGTGCCAATTTTGTTCGTTTAGCACATTATCCGCAAGATCCCGAAATTTATAAAGCTTGTGACGAACTTGGTCTTTTGGTTTGGGATGAACTACCTTGGTGCCGCGGCGGAATTGGAAATGATGCTTGGAAAACCAATACCAAAAACATGCTCGAAGAAATTATCAATCAAAATTACAATCACCCAAGTATTATTATTTGGTCTTTAGGAAACGAAATTAACTGGCTTCCTGATTTTCCCAATGGCGATAATGCAGATAAAACAAATGCTTTTTTAACTGAATTAAATGACATTGCTCATAAACTCGATCCAACGAGAAAAACAGCAATTAGAAAATATTATGAAGGTTCGCACATTGTTGATGTTTTCTCTCCTTCTATCTGGTCTGGCTGGTATTCTGGAAGTTACAAAAGTTATCAAAAAGCAATTGACGTTTATAAAAAAGAATACAAACATTTTATTCATGCTGAATATGGCGGAGACAGTCATGTTGGTCGTCACAGCGAAAATCCAGTAACAGGAGAAAATGTTATTAAAGCCGAAGGTTGGGAAGAAGCCATTGTTCAGACTAAAATTGCAAACATTGCCCAAATCGGCGATTGGAGCGAAAATTATATAGTCGATTTATTTGATTGGCATTTGCATGTATCTGAAAACGATCCGATGTTTGTGGGAAATATTCAATGGGCTTTTAAAGATTTTGCAACGCCTTTACGTCCAGAAGATGATATTCCGTACATGAACCAAAAAGGACTTACGGACAGAAACGGAATTCCGAAAGATGCGTATTATGTTTTTAAAAGTTATTGGGCAAAAGAACCTTTTGCTTACATCGAATCACATACTTGGACAGAACGCCAAGGTCCAGAAAATACGCCGAGAACAATTAGTGTTTTCAGTAATTGCGAAAAAGTGACTTTATCTCATAACGGAAAATCTTTAGGAGAAAAACAGCGAAATATTTCCTTGTATCCTGCAAATGGTTTGACTTGGGATGTCAATTTTACTAAAGGAGAAAATATTCTAATTACAATTGGAAAAACAAAAGAAGGAAAAACGGTCTCTGATACCTTAAAAGTAAATTATCGTTTTAATAAAAATGATACTCCTTCGTCGTTGCAATTATCTTCAGAAAAACTAAAAAACGGTAATTATTTAGTAACAGCAATTGCAATTGACAATAACAATCTGCGCTGTTTAGATTATGAAGAAAGTGTTTATTTTCAATGTTTAAAAGGCGGTAAAACTTTAAAAAATCAAGGAACACCAACTGGAAGCGAATCCATACGAATGGCAAACGGAAAAGCTTCTATTGAAGTAATTCCTGATGGTTCTGGAAATCCGATTGAAATGACGGCTTTGAATCAGAGCTTTAAAGGAGAATACTTGAAGATTGAGCCTTGA
- a CDS encoding glycoside hydrolase family 2 protein produces the protein MKKILTALLLTSSVLGFAQNLISNVPNRNTTSLNGVWNYIIDPYQTGFYSFHLDQYDKQEKPAKGAFFNNYHAQNKQELVEYDFDKSPTITIPSDWNSQIQELKYYEGNVWFKKSFDYNLKDKKRLFLYLGAINYKADVYLNGKKLGTHEGGFTPFNYEITSIVKSTENYLVIKVDNTRHKEDVPTVNTDWWNYGGITRDVTLVEEESSFVEDYNIQLKKGNANVISGFIKINNLDASKNQVSISIPELKINYKGKIGSDGISNFEIPAKKISYWSPENPKLYDVQINFNGQKLNDKIGFRTIETKEDKILLNGKPIFLRGISIHEENAKGGRANSQEDALRLLNWAKELGCNYVRLAHYPHNENIIREADKMGIMVWEEIPVYWTVEFTNKNTYQNAENQLTASITRDKNRASIIIWSMANETPISEARNNFIKNLASHTRSLDNTRLISAALLTKKETIDDPIGEVLDVVAFNQYLGWYGGNLEDAEKITWKSKYNKPVIVSEFGGDAKAGFHGEKNERWTEEYQEYLYIQNLKMIEKIPHLSGTSPWILVDFRSPKRLLPGIQDGYNRKGLISNDGEKKKAFYIMQDWYAKKKNE, from the coding sequence ATGAAAAAAATATTAACCGCATTACTCCTAACCTCTTCTGTTCTGGGATTTGCACAAAATCTAATCTCCAATGTACCCAACCGAAATACCACTTCATTAAACGGCGTTTGGAATTACATAATAGATCCTTATCAAACTGGTTTTTATAGCTTTCACTTGGATCAATACGACAAACAGGAAAAACCAGCAAAAGGAGCTTTTTTCAATAATTATCATGCGCAAAATAAACAAGAATTAGTAGAATATGATTTTGATAAATCTCCAACTATAACTATTCCTAGCGACTGGAATTCACAAATTCAAGAATTGAAATATTATGAAGGAAATGTTTGGTTTAAAAAGTCTTTCGATTATAATTTAAAAGACAAAAAACGTCTTTTTTTATATTTGGGTGCAATCAATTACAAAGCCGATGTTTATTTGAATGGAAAAAAACTTGGAACACACGAAGGCGGTTTTACTCCGTTTAATTATGAGATTACTTCGATTGTAAAATCTACAGAAAATTATTTGGTTATAAAAGTTGATAATACGCGTCACAAAGAAGATGTTCCAACAGTAAATACCGATTGGTGGAATTATGGCGGAATCACAAGAGATGTAACTTTAGTTGAAGAAGAATCGTCTTTTGTGGAAGATTATAATATTCAACTGAAAAAAGGCAATGCAAATGTCATTTCTGGCTTTATTAAAATCAATAATTTGGATGCATCAAAAAATCAGGTTTCAATTTCTATTCCAGAACTAAAGATCAATTATAAAGGAAAAATTGGTTCTGATGGCATTTCAAATTTTGAAATTCCAGCGAAAAAAATCTCTTATTGGTCGCCTGAAAATCCGAAATTATACGATGTTCAAATTAATTTTAATGGACAAAAATTAAATGACAAAATAGGTTTTAGAACTATTGAAACGAAAGAAGATAAAATTCTGCTCAACGGAAAACCAATCTTTTTACGCGGAATTTCTATTCACGAAGAAAATGCCAAAGGCGGACGCGCAAATTCTCAAGAAGATGCTTTGCGTTTATTAAATTGGGCAAAAGAATTAGGCTGCAATTATGTTCGTTTAGCGCATTATCCGCATAACGAAAATATCATCCGCGAAGCTGATAAAATGGGAATAATGGTTTGGGAAGAAATTCCGGTATACTGGACTGTAGAATTTACAAACAAAAATACTTATCAAAATGCCGAAAATCAGTTAACAGCTTCTATTACAAGAGATAAAAATAGAGCGAGTATTATTATCTGGTCAATGGCGAATGAAACTCCAATTTCGGAAGCGAGAAATAATTTCATTAAAAATTTAGCATCACACACAAGATCATTAGATAATACCAGATTAATCAGTGCTGCTTTATTAACCAAAAAAGAAACTATTGATGATCCGATTGGTGAAGTTTTAGATGTTGTGGCTTTCAACCAATATTTAGGCTGGTATGGAGGAAATTTAGAAGATGCAGAGAAAATAACATGGAAATCTAAATATAATAAACCAGTAATTGTTTCTGAATTTGGAGGTGATGCTAAAGCTGGTTTTCACGGAGAAAAAAATGAACGTTGGACAGAAGAATATCAAGAATATTTATACATCCAGAATTTAAAAATGATTGAAAAAATTCCGCATCTAAGCGGGACAAGTCCGTGGATTTTGGTTGATTTCAGATCGCCAAAAAGATTGCTTCCAGGAATTCAAGACGGTTACAATCGCAAAGGATTAATTTCTAATGATGGCGAAAAAAAGAAGGCTTTTTACATTATGCAGGATTGGTACGCCAAAAAGAAAAATGAATAA
- a CDS encoding DUF2911 domain-containing protein — MKKLCLLAVTLFAAFTVQAQDVVKFSPLDASPVDISYFPNKAVKFKKTDNPNPVIKVLYARPSAKGRTIFGDVVKFGEVWRVGANENTEIKFYKDVTIGGKKVPAGYYSLFAIPEKDKWTIIINKELDLWGGYAYDQSKDVVRVSVPVKPVSDVIEALSIAFTTQGNVANLVIGWDKTTVELPITVK, encoded by the coding sequence ATGAAAAAATTATGTTTATTGGCAGTTACATTGTTTGCTGCTTTTACAGTTCAGGCGCAAGATGTGGTAAAATTTTCTCCTCTTGATGCCAGTCCGGTTGATATTTCTTATTTCCCAAACAAAGCAGTGAAATTCAAAAAAACAGATAATCCTAATCCAGTTATCAAAGTTCTTTACGCAAGACCTTCTGCAAAAGGAAGAACTATTTTTGGTGATGTTGTAAAGTTTGGAGAAGTTTGGAGAGTTGGTGCTAACGAAAACACCGAAATAAAATTCTACAAAGATGTAACAATCGGTGGTAAAAAAGTTCCTGCTGGATATTATAGTTTATTTGCTATTCCAGAAAAAGATAAATGGACAATCATTATCAATAAAGAATTGGATTTATGGGGTGGTTATGCTTACGATCAAAGTAAAGATGTTGTGAGAGTTTCAGTTCCTGTGAAACCAGTTTCTGATGTTATCGAAGCTTTATCTATTGCTTTTACAACTCAAGGCAATGTAGCAAATCTTGTTATTGGTTGGGATAAAACAACTGTTGAATTGCCAATTACGGTTAAATAA
- a CDS encoding xanthine dehydrogenase family protein molybdopterin-binding subunit, with protein MSKTSNINRVDGFAKVTGSATYSAEYKTDGVVYACLVGSTIAKGRIKTIDTKKAEWAPGVLAVITHLNVDKPVGYQKAKDKHNFGQPLQIFKDDSVLYYDQPIALVVADTFERMQYAASLIKADYFKEEHSTDLQKAADKEKKVETDKGNDYHRGEHDGYKNAEVVLEAEYTIPTEVHNPMELANIIAKWNGNKPILYTKSQGVEGTRKSVAGVFGVPVEDVEVHSEYLGGAFGMGLHTWPYEIAALIGAKKLNRPVKLVLHREQMFTNVGFRPYTIQKMGLGATKAGKLTGLTHEAVAMTSSYEDFMEGTVNMSRFIYDCANVSTRYRIVPLDTCTPIWMRGPGEATGSFALECAMDELAYKLNLDPIEFRKLNYAEKDQEQNKPWSSKYLLECYEGGMERIGWQNRKNEPGAVKEGNWLVGYGMGTGTFGCYRSPTSVKAKFLPDGKLVLQCSVNDMGPGTATMMTAIGAEITGLSAENIIIEMGKSGLPKGPTQGGSATTSSVGSAVHDSCNLLLSKALELATQNPTFKGIPITDLTFENGLISSKKDKSKSVTLASVLISSKLEGLEVENLSKAAEEAKKYSIYSFSVHFVKVLVNPNLGKIRLAHVVSCADIGTVINQKTSAGQMYGGAVGGIGMGLMEALEIDHRFGRPINNNFADYHVPVNADIEKQEVFFVNKKDPISNPMGTKGLGETALVGMAPAIANAVFNATGKRVRDLPITLDKIIETVKV; from the coding sequence ATGAGCAAGACAAGTAATATTAATAGAGTTGACGGATTTGCTAAAGTAACTGGATCAGCAACTTATTCGGCAGAATATAAAACGGATGGTGTTGTTTATGCATGTTTGGTAGGAAGTACAATTGCTAAAGGAAGAATCAAAACCATTGATACTAAAAAAGCAGAATGGGCACCCGGAGTTTTGGCTGTGATTACGCATTTAAATGTTGACAAACCTGTCGGATATCAAAAAGCAAAAGACAAACATAATTTTGGACAGCCACTTCAGATTTTTAAAGATGATTCGGTTTTGTATTACGATCAGCCAATTGCTTTGGTGGTTGCCGATACTTTTGAACGCATGCAATATGCAGCGAGTTTAATTAAAGCGGATTATTTTAAAGAAGAACATTCAACCGATCTTCAAAAAGCTGCTGATAAAGAGAAAAAAGTTGAAACAGATAAAGGGAACGATTATCATCGCGGTGAACATGACGGATATAAAAATGCCGAAGTTGTTTTAGAAGCTGAATATACGATTCCGACGGAAGTGCATAACCCGATGGAATTGGCGAATATTATTGCCAAATGGAATGGAAATAAACCAATTTTATATACCAAAAGTCAAGGCGTTGAAGGTACACGCAAAAGTGTTGCTGGAGTTTTTGGAGTTCCAGTCGAAGATGTTGAGGTTCATTCTGAATATCTTGGAGGTGCATTTGGAATGGGATTACACACTTGGCCGTATGAAATTGCAGCTTTGATCGGTGCAAAAAAATTAAATCGTCCAGTGAAATTGGTTTTACATCGCGAACAGATGTTTACCAATGTGGGTTTTAGACCTTACACGATTCAAAAAATGGGACTTGGAGCAACAAAAGCAGGTAAACTAACAGGTTTAACCCACGAAGCGGTTGCGATGACTTCCAGTTATGAAGATTTTATGGAAGGAACCGTAAATATGTCGCGATTTATTTACGATTGTGCCAATGTTTCTACGCGTTATAGAATTGTGCCTTTAGATACTTGTACGCCAATTTGGATGCGTGGTCCAGGAGAAGCAACAGGTTCTTTTGCTCTAGAATGTGCAATGGATGAACTGGCTTATAAATTAAATCTAGATCCGATTGAGTTTCGCAAATTGAATTATGCCGAAAAAGATCAGGAACAAAATAAACCTTGGAGCAGTAAATATCTTTTAGAATGCTACGAAGGCGGAATGGAACGCATTGGATGGCAAAATCGTAAAAATGAACCTGGTGCGGTCAAAGAAGGAAACTGGCTTGTAGGTTACGGAATGGGAACAGGAACGTTTGGATGTTATAGAAGTCCGACTTCTGTAAAAGCAAAATTTTTACCTGACGGAAAGTTAGTGTTACAATGCAGTGTAAACGACATGGGACCAGGAACTGCAACGATGATGACAGCAATTGGTGCCGAAATTACAGGGCTTTCTGCTGAAAATATTATCATAGAAATGGGAAAAAGCGGACTTCCAAAAGGCCCAACGCAAGGAGGATCGGCAACGACTTCTTCTGTTGGTTCTGCGGTGCATGATTCTTGTAATTTATTACTAAGCAAAGCTTTGGAATTGGCAACTCAAAATCCGACTTTTAAAGGAATTCCAATTACAGATTTGACTTTTGAAAATGGTTTGATTTCTTCTAAAAAAGATAAATCTAAATCGGTTACGTTAGCTTCTGTTTTGATTAGTAGTAAGTTAGAAGGATTGGAAGTTGAAAATCTATCCAAAGCGGCAGAAGAAGCTAAGAAATATTCAATTTATTCTTTTTCGGTGCATTTCGTAAAAGTACTTGTGAATCCGAATTTGGGTAAAATAAGATTAGCGCACGTGGTTTCTTGCGCTGATATTGGAACAGTTATTAACCAAAAAACGTCAGCAGGACAAATGTATGGCGGCGCGGTAGGAGGAATCGGAATGGGATTAATGGAAGCTTTAGAAATCGATCACCGTTTCGGTCGTCCGATTAATAATAATTTCGCCGATTATCATGTTCCTGTAAATGCTGATATTGAAAAACAAGAAGTTTTCTTTGTAAATAAAAAAGATCCAATCAGTAATCCGATGGGAACAAAAGGTCTTGGAGAAACTGCTTTAGTTGGAATGGCGCCTGCAATTGCAAATGCTGTTTTTAATGCAACAGGAAAACGTGTACGAGATTTACCAATTACGTTGGATAAAATTATAGAAACTGTTAAGGTTTAA
- a CDS encoding FAD binding domain-containing protein: MKNFQIIRALSSGSAVTNISKEKEAMFIAGGTNLVDLMKKNIVAPDKLIDINGLDLKKIEFLKGKVSIGALAKNSQVAEDLSIKEKHPLLALALAAGASQQIRHMATVGGNMLQKTRCSYFYNTDMPCNKRAPKSGCGAIGGSNRMSAIFGASESCIAVHPSDMCVALAALDAIVLVEGPKSKRQIKFTDFHRLPGNTPEKDNTLETKELITSIEIPDNNFTKNVHYLKVRDRTSYAFALVSVAAALDLKNNVIQDVRLAMGGVAHKPWRLTDAEEFLKGKTVSEETFRQAANLSMKSARGYGDNDFKITLGANAITEALTIAASK, from the coding sequence ATGAAAAATTTTCAGATAATTAGAGCTTTATCATCAGGTTCGGCAGTAACAAATATTAGCAAAGAAAAAGAAGCTATGTTTATTGCTGGTGGAACAAATCTGGTAGATTTAATGAAAAAGAATATTGTTGCTCCAGATAAGTTGATTGATATTAATGGTTTAGATCTTAAAAAAATAGAATTCCTTAAAGGAAAAGTTTCTATAGGCGCTTTAGCAAAAAATAGTCAGGTTGCAGAAGATTTATCGATTAAAGAAAAACATCCTTTGTTGGCTTTAGCTTTAGCGGCTGGAGCATCACAGCAAATCAGACATATGGCAACTGTTGGAGGAAATATGTTGCAAAAAACACGTTGTTCGTATTTTTATAATACCGATATGCCTTGCAATAAAAGAGCACCAAAAAGTGGTTGTGGCGCAATTGGAGGTTCGAATAGAATGTCAGCAATTTTTGGAGCTTCAGAAAGTTGTATAGCGGTTCATCCGAGTGATATGTGTGTGGCTTTGGCAGCGCTAGATGCAATAGTTTTGGTTGAAGGACCAAAAAGTAAAAGACAAATTAAATTTACAGATTTTCATCGTTTGCCAGGAAACACTCCGGAAAAAGATAATACTTTGGAAACAAAAGAACTAATTACTTCAATTGAAATTCCAGACAATAATTTTACTAAAAATGTTCATTATTTAAAAGTTCGAGATAGAACCAGTTATGCTTTTGCATTAGTTTCTGTTGCCGCCGCATTAGATTTAAAAAATAATGTGATACAAGATGTTAGACTCGCAATGGGAGGCGTAGCTCATAAGCCATGGAGATTAACAGATGCGGAAGAATTTTTGAAAGGAAAAACTGTTTCTGAAGAAACATTTAGACAAGCGGCCAATTTATCAATGAAAAGCGCAAGAGGATACGGTGATAATGACTTTAAAATTACACTTGGAGCCAATGCCATAACAGAAGCACTTACAATAGCAGCATCAAAATAA
- a CDS encoding (2Fe-2S)-binding protein, with product MASKKTNQNKVTPDDSNSRRDFIKKSGLFTALAFTPPSLVMASDKKWDEKIAEYLETVPLSIEVNGAKHNLNIEPRTTLLDLLREQLRLTGTKKGCDHGQCGACTVHVNGTRILSCLSLASMQQNAQVTTIEGLSRGKKLHPMQEAFIKHDGFQCGYCTPGQIMSGIACIKEGHANSREEISEYMSGNICRCGAYHNIVDAITEVKEGGKEL from the coding sequence ATGGCTTCTAAAAAAACAAATCAGAATAAAGTTACTCCGGACGACTCCAATTCGCGTCGTGACTTTATAAAGAAATCGGGACTTTTTACCGCTCTTGCTTTTACGCCACCTTCATTGGTAATGGCTTCAGACAAGAAATGGGATGAAAAAATAGCGGAATATCTAGAAACCGTACCGCTTTCTATTGAAGTAAATGGAGCAAAACACAATCTCAATATAGAACCAAGAACTACTTTATTGGATTTATTGAGAGAACAACTGCGTCTAACAGGAACTAAAAAAGGCTGTGACCACGGACAATGTGGCGCGTGCACAGTTCACGTAAATGGAACTCGAATTTTGTCATGTCTTTCTTTGGCATCTATGCAGCAAAATGCACAGGTAACCACAATCGAAGGGCTTTCAAGAGGTAAAAAACTACATCCGATGCAGGAAGCTTTTATTAAACATGATGGATTTCAATGCGGTTATTGCACACCAGGGCAAATCATGTCGGGAATTGCTTGCATTAAAGAAGGTCATGCAAACAGCAGAGAAGAAATCAGCGAATACATGAGCGGAAATATCTGCCGTTGTGGAGCTTATCATAATATTGTTGATGCTATAACCGAAGTGAAGGAAGGAGGAAAGGAGTTATGA
- a CDS encoding cysteine desulfurase family protein, which translates to MPNQQHIYLDNNATTRVDDRVLNAMLPYFTDLYANSTSRHIAGLTVNEAVENAAWQVADLINANAEEITFTSGATEAINLAIKGLVNQDRKHIITIQTEHKAVLETCHFMEQNGFDVSYLSVSKDGLLDINLLNEIITYKTLAFIGMLSNNETGVIQNSSEISNILKSKNVLFICDATQAVGKIPIDAKALGIDLLTLSAHKFYGPKGVGALYISAKAKLKLQPQIIGGGQQRKLRSGTLNTPGIIGLGKASEIAVNELEKDSNRINLLRNKLESGLLQFEGSFVNGNTENRIYNTSNICFPNVNSEQLILALGNISVSNGASCSAVTSEPSHVLKAMGLSDEEALSSIRFSLGRFTTEEEIEIAIEQVLKIARDLNV; encoded by the coding sequence ATGCCAAATCAGCAACATATTTATCTCGATAATAATGCCACGACTCGTGTTGATGATAGAGTTTTGAATGCAATGCTTCCGTATTTTACTGATCTGTATGCGAATTCAACAAGCAGACATATAGCAGGTTTAACAGTTAATGAAGCCGTTGAAAATGCGGCGTGGCAAGTTGCGGACTTAATTAATGCGAATGCAGAGGAAATCACCTTTACATCAGGCGCAACTGAGGCAATCAATCTGGCGATTAAAGGTTTGGTTAATCAAGACCGAAAACATATCATTACCATTCAAACAGAACATAAAGCGGTTCTCGAAACTTGCCATTTTATGGAGCAGAATGGTTTTGATGTTAGTTATTTATCTGTTAGCAAAGACGGACTTTTAGATATTAATCTTTTAAATGAAATTATAACATATAAAACACTGGCTTTCATCGGAATGCTTTCTAACAATGAAACTGGTGTCATACAAAATAGCAGTGAAATTTCTAACATTTTAAAAAGTAAAAATGTACTTTTTATATGTGATGCTACACAGGCTGTTGGAAAAATTCCAATTGATGCTAAAGCTTTAGGAATTGATCTTTTGACTTTGTCGGCACATAAATTTTATGGACCAAAAGGTGTTGGCGCATTGTATATTTCAGCGAAAGCTAAACTTAAACTACAACCACAAATTATTGGTGGAGGTCAGCAAAGAAAACTTCGAAGCGGAACTCTAAATACACCTGGAATTATCGGTTTAGGTAAAGCATCAGAAATAGCTGTAAATGAATTAGAAAAAGACTCCAATAGAATTAATCTATTAAGAAATAAATTGGAATCTGGTTTATTACAATTTGAAGGTTCTTTTGTAAACGGAAATACAGAAAACCGAATTTATAATACTTCTAATATTTGTTTTCCAAACGTAAATTCAGAACAGCTGATACTTGCTTTGGGAAATATTTCTGTTTCAAACGGAGCTTCTTGTTCGGCGGTAACTTCTGAACCTTCACATGTTTTAAAAGCAATGGGATTGTCGGATGAAGAGGCTTTGAGTTCGATTCGATTTAGTTTGGGAAGATTTACAACTGAGGAAGAAATTGAGATTGCTATTGAACAGGTTTTAAAGATTGCAAGAGATTTAAATGTATAG
- a CDS encoding nucleotidyltransferase family protein, translating to MENKLSNSTGIIILAAGNSSRLGRPKQLLEYKKSTLLKNTIYEALKVENALVIVVMGANYEVIKKELNSGDITVCLNQDWENGMSSSIAKGLNELSNLNPDCEQCIFAVCDQPFVTSSIFENLINEHHKTQKGIIASAYSETLGTPVLFHQKYFQELLGLTGQEGAKKLIKKYSDDVVSILFEKGNIDIDTEEDYRELIS from the coding sequence ATGGAAAATAAACTGTCTAATTCAACTGGAATTATCATTTTAGCCGCAGGAAATTCTTCGAGATTAGGCCGCCCGAAACAATTGCTGGAATATAAAAAATCAACACTTTTAAAGAACACAATTTATGAAGCTTTAAAAGTCGAAAATGCATTGGTAATAGTTGTAATGGGTGCGAATTATGAAGTTATAAAAAAAGAACTTAATTCGGGCGACATAACAGTTTGCTTAAATCAAGATTGGGAAAATGGAATGTCTTCTTCTATTGCAAAGGGATTAAATGAATTATCAAACTTAAATCCTGATTGTGAACAATGCATTTTTGCAGTCTGCGATCAGCCTTTTGTAACCAGTTCAATATTTGAAAATCTTATAAACGAACATCATAAAACCCAAAAAGGAATTATAGCTTCTGCTTACTCCGAAACTTTAGGCACGCCAGTTTTATTTCATCAAAAATATTTTCAAGAACTTTTAGGATTAACTGGACAGGAAGGAGCCAAAAAACTGATTAAAAAATATTCTGATGATGTTGTTTCAATTCTTTTTGAAAAAGGCAATATTGATATTGATACGGAAGAAGATTATCGGGAGTTGATTTCTTGA